Sequence from the Natronomonas marina genome:
CGGTCGGTCACGGGTCGTCGGTCCGACCCGCGCCGGCGTCGCCGGCGCCCCGATGTGCGGTCCGCTGTCGCGGCTGTCGCTGTCGTCGCGGCTGTCGTCGCCCGATTCCGCCGCGCGTCCGGCGAGTGGTGTCGTCGTCATGGTGTCAGTCGGCGGGGCGTCCCGTGTCCGTCGCCCGGTCGGTCGCCGCCGCCGCGTCGTCGAGCGCCTCGTCGCTCGACAGGAGGACGTACCCGAACCCGAGTTTCGCGGTCAGATCGAGGACCACGAAGCCGGCCGTCTCGACGACGGGGCCGGTCGCGCCGAGGCCGCCGGTGCCGGCCAGCCACCAGACGGGATAGCAGAGCCAGGTGACCGCCACGAGGTTCCGGAGGGTCCGGAACGTCGACCGCAGTGCCGCCGACAGCGGGGCGGCCCGCGCCGTGAGCGGCCCGAACAGGTAGTACAGAAGCGAGAGCAGAACGCCCGTCGAGACGGCCCACCAGACCAGCGGTTCCCCGGCGGGCGCGTAGACGCCGGTGGCCGTCGATAGCGTCGCCAGCACGCCCGTGACCACCATCAGGCCATCGAGGCCGACGAGGACGGCGAGTTGGCGTCGCGTCGCGCCGGCCAGCAGGCCGAGGCCGACGAACAGAAGCGGCGTCGTGAACATCCAGTCTGTGTAGCGCGCCCAGTACACCTGGGTCGGGCGGCCGCCGAGTTCGACGGCGGTGACCCCGAACCCGACCGCCATCGCGAGGTAGTTCACGAACGCGGTGGCGGTGGCGAAGACGACGACGACGTAGAACTCCCGGCGCCGACGGTCCTCGACGCCGCGGCCGTCCGAAAGGAAGTACAGGGTGCCCACCAGCATGCCGACCGCCCCGAGCCACAGGCACACCTGCTCGGCTCCAGGGGTCGGCATGGGTACCTAGTACTACTCGACCGACCCCAATGAATCGCTTACCAAACTGGTTGGGGACGCCGGCGCCGTGGGGGCGGTTCCGGAAGGCCATTGCTCGCCGGCGTCGAAGCCGGCGGCATGCGAATCGGCGTCGGCAGCGGGAACCCGGTCAAGCGGCGCGCGGTGGAATCGGTCGTGGAGGAGGGGGACGCCGGCCCGACCGTCGAGGCCGTCGCCGTCGACTCGGGGGTGAGCGAACAGCCGACCGGCCACGCCGAGACGGTCGCCGGGGCGGAGAACCGCGCGCGGAACGCCCTCGCGGCGGGGTACGACCTCGGCGTCGGCATCGAGGGCGGCGTCGCCGGGTTCGACGGGGCTCCGGGGCTGTACCTCGTCATGTGGGCCGCGGCGGCCGACGGCCGGCGACTGGAACGCGGCGCCGGGCCCGCCATCCGCCTGCCGGTGGAAATCGCCGAACGGGTCCGGGACGGCGAGGAGCTGGGACCCGTGATGGACGACGTCCTCGACGAGACGGGCGTGGCGCGCGGCCGGGGGGCGTCCGGCGCGTTCACCAGCGGACGGATCACCCGCACGGAGGCGCTGGGGACCGCCGTCGCGGGTGCGCTCGGTCCCTTCGAGACCGACCTGTACCGCTGACCGCGAGCCCGAACCGCACCGCCGACCGCCGGGCTATCGGCGGTAGCGGTCGAGCCGTTCGGGCAGTTTCTCGGCGACGGTGCCGCCGAGGCGGGCCCGGAGCGTGCCGAGGATGCCCCGCGGCACGAACAGGACGAAGAGGATGAACACCACGCCGAGATAGAGGTCGGCCCGGCCGTCGACGAAGACGTTGACGAACCGGAGCAGCGTGAAGTCCCCGACGCCGGCCGAGAGGACGCTCGCGGGCAGTTCGTCCCGGAGGAACCGGGCCAGTCCGTGCGATTCCGTCGAGAGGACGCCCGCGGTGGTCTCGTGGAACAGGTGGCCGTACAGCGGGCCGGCGAGCGTTCCGAAGCCGCCGATGATGGACGCGAGCAGCGCGTCGGCGGTGACGAAGAGGTCGAAGGTGTTCGACGGCGCCACGGACCGACGGTAGCCCGCGAAGAGACCGCCGCCGACGGCCGCGAAGAAGCCGCTGAGGCCGAAGGCGCCGAGCTTGTACCAGAAGGTGTCGTAGCCGACGGCCTCGGCGCGCTCCTCGTTTTCGCGGATGGCGACCATCACCCGGCCGAACGGCGAGTGGATGACCCGCTGCATCGCCAGGTAGCACACCAGGACGACGACGCCGATGGCGTAGTAGGAGACGAACGCCGGTTCGAGGTCGATGCCGAGACCGAGGACGTTCTCGAAGCTGTCGCCGGTGAGCCGTCCCAGGCGGACCTGTCGCGGGTCGGCTATCACGCCGGGGAGCCCGCCCAGGAAGTCGGGGAGACCGGGGTAGCCGACCGCGAACCCCTCTCGGCCCGCGGCCACGCTGGCGCCGTCCCGGGGGTTCGAGCCGACGTAGTCCCAGTTCTGGATGAACACGCGGGCCACCTCCGCGAAGCCCAGCGTCACCATGGCGAAGTAGACGCCCGTCAGCCGGAAGGAGACGGCGCCGACCGCCAGGGCCACGATGAAGGCCAGGACCGCGCCGACGAGGAGCAGCAGCAGGAACGGCGTCTCCGCCGCCAGGCCGGGCACCTTCCCGGACCCGGCCAGGACGACGAAGTAGGCACCGATGCCGTAGAACATCGCGTGGCCGAAGGAGAGATAGCCCGTATAGCCGCTGACGAAGTCGAAACTCATCGCAAAGAGGCCGATGTACAGCACCGCGACCATCGTCGTCACGCGCGGCAGGAAGACGTTGAGTAGCTGTCCCAGCGGGATACCGGTTCCCGGAAGGACGACCGACAGGCCGACGAGGAACTGGTAGACGAGCGGGTAGGCGACCAGGAGCGCGACCACGGCGACGTGGGCGGTGTGCGTCGAGAGGTACCGCCGGAACGTCCCCAGCGTGGAGTCGTTGCGCCGTGCCGCGGCCGCCTCCGTCCCGGCGGTATCGGTGTCTGTGTCGGCGGTCTCGCCGTCGGCGGCGTCGGCACCCTCGGGGGCGGGGTCGGGGTCGCTAATGGCCGCCCACCTCCTCGACGCCGAAGAGACCGGTCGGGCGGACGATCAGGACGGTCACGAGCACGGCGAACAGCACCAGTTCCGGCAGGCCGGGGAAGTCGACGACGTTGATGAACAGCCACGACATCAGCGCGTCGACGAGGCCGACCAGCATGCCGGCGACGACGGTGCCCTTGAACGAGCCCAGGCCGCCGATGATGACGACGATGAACGCGATCAGCAGCGTCTCGACGCTCAGCGGGACGGTCGCGCCGAACCGGGGGTCCCACATCAGGAGGACGCCGGCCATCCCCGCCAGTCCGGCGCCGACGCCGAAGACGACGGTGAAGGCCCGCCGGATGTCGATGCCGAGCGCCTGGGTCATCTCGGGGTCCTCGCTGCCGGCGCGGATGTAGAGCCCGTACCGCGTCCGGTTGAGGAACAGGAAGACGCCGACGACGAGCAACAGGCCGACGAGCGCCTCGAAGGCGAACAGCGCCCAGCGGGTGTTCACGCCCAGAATCTCGTAGCGGCGGGCGAAGAACGCGGGTGCGGTCCCGACGGCGTCCTGCCACGTCGTCTGTGGCTGGAGGCCGGCCAGCGTGACGACGATGCGGGCCGCCTCGTCGAGCACCAGCACCAGTCCGAAGGTGAGCAGTATCTGGAACAGCGGCTCCCGGTCGTAGATGGGCCGGATGAGCGCGAGTTCGACGCCGGCGCCGAAGGCCGTCAGCACGGCGAAGACGGCCGCGACGGCGACGAAGAACAGGGCGAACCGCGCGATCCCGCTCGTCCCCGAGGACACCGCCGCGACCATGATGGCCCCGCCGAGGTAGGCGCCGATCATCGTCAGCGAGCCGTGTGCGAAGTTCAGCACGCCCATCAGCCCGAAGATGAGGCTGAGCCCGCTGGCGATGACGATGTAGAGTGCGGCCTTCGAGACGGCGCGGATGCCGATGTCGACGGGCGCAAACAGCGGCACGGCGTCGACGGCTGCGACGGCGGCCGTCATGCCGAGAGGTACCTCCGGATGGTCTCGTCGTCGCGGGTGACGTCCTCGGTCGATCCCGACTCGACGACGGTCCCGTGGTCCAGCAGGTAGAACCGGTCCGCGAGGTCCATCGCCAGCGGGAAGTTCTGCTCGACGAGCAGCACCGTCGTCTCGGTGGCGACCGTCGACAGCGCGTCGGCGACGGCCTCGACGATCTGCGGCGCCAGTCCCTCGCTCGGTTCGTCCACGAGCAGCGTGTCGTTGTCCCCGACCAGCCCGCGCGCGATGGCGACCATCTGCTGTTGGCCGCCCGAGAGGTCGCCCGCCTCCCGGCCCCGGTGGTCGGCCAGGTCCGGGAACGCGTCGTAGGCCGTCTCGAAGGCGGTCTGGACGGACGCGTCGGGCGGCGTGGCGATGCGGATGTTCTCGTCGACGGTCAGGTGCGAGAACATTCGCCGCTCCTCGGGCACCCAGCCGATGCCCATGCGGGCGACCTCGTGGGTCGGCCGGCCGGTGACGTCGACGCCGTCGTAGGTGACGGTGCCCCGGCGCGGCGGCGTCAACTGGAGGATCGAGCGCAGCGTCGTCGTCTTGCCGACGCCGTTGCGGCCGATGAGCGCGACCGTTTCGCCGGCCTCGACGGACAGCGAGACGCCCTGCAGGACGTGGCTTTCGTCGTAGTAGCTGTGGACATCGTCGACCTCCAGCAGGCTCATGCGGCCTCACCCCCGGCGGCGTCCCCGCCCGTCGCCTCGCCGCGCTCGTAGCCGCCGAGGTAGGCGTCCTGGACGCGCTCGCTGTTCCGGACGGCCGTCGGGTCGTCGTCCGCGATGAGCGATCCCTGGTGGAGGACGGCGATGCGGTCGGAGACTTCCATCACCACGTCCATGTTGTGCTCGACGAGCAGGACGGCGTGGTCCTCGGCGATGTCCTCGACGAGGTCGGTCAGCGCGCCGATGCCGTCGCTGGAGACGCCCGCCGTCGGTTCGTCGAGCAGGAGTACGTCGGGGTCGCCGGCCAGCGCGATGGCGACCTCGAGGTTGCGCTTCTCGCCGTGGCTGAGCGTCTCCGCGACCGCGTCGGCGTCGTCGGCCAGTCCCACCCGGTCGAGGATGTCGTAGGCCTCCCGCTCGTACTCCGGGAAGGCGTCGACGTTGCGCCAGGCCCGCCAGGCGTCGCCGTCGCCGTGGGCCTGGGCGGCGATGCGGACGTTCTCCAGCACCGTCGAGGCCGCGAAAATGTTCGTTATCTGGTAGGAGCGGTGGATGCCGGCGAGCGCCGTCTCGTGGGGGTCGTAGTCGGTGATGTCGACGTAGTCGCCCGAACCGCGGTACTCGACGGTGCCGGCCGACGGCGACAGCACCCCCGTCAGGAGGTTGAAGAACGTCGTCTTGCCGGCGCCGTTGGGGCCGATGAGCGAACAGCACTCCTCGCCGAGTTCGAAGTCGACGTCGTCGACCGCGGTGACGCCGCCGAAGCGCTTCGTGAGTCCGTTCGTTCGAAGCACCATCTTACAGCGAACAGTTCATGTCCGGGTCGTCGGCCGGGAGCGTGGTCTGCTCGGCGGGGATGCGCGCCAGCGGTTCGCCGGGCTTGATGGGCGCGTTCCAGCTCTCCTCGTCGTTGGGAACCGGGTAGGCGACGGTCATCGCCGAGCGAGCCTGGTTGTTGTACTCCTGGTAGGTGTAGGCGTCCTCGCCCTTCGGCGTCTCGGCGATGGTCATCCCGCGCATCTCGGCGGCGATGTCGGCGCCCTCGGTCGACCCGCCGGTCTCGACGGCCTGGGCGATGGAGGAGGCCGCAGCGAAGGTGCCCGACGTGAAGAGGTCCGGCACCTTGCCGTACGTCGAGGTGTAGCTCTCGACGAAGGCGTCGTTGATCTCGTTGTCGTACTGGTTCCAGTGGTACCGCGTGGTGAACGGGCCGAGCTGGGCGTCGCGGATGTCCTGGGCGGTGAACCCCTCGCCGAGCACCCGCTGTGCGACGCCGCCGACGGCGGCGGTCGATATCTCGGTTGCGAAGCCGCCGAACATCCGGAGCCCGTAGTCGCCCGACAGCCCCGTCTCGAGGAACGCCGGCAGCGTGACGACGGTGAAGCCGCCGATGACGGCGTCGGCGTCGGCCTCGACGGCGTTGCTGTAGAGCCCCTCGAAGTCGCCGGTGCCGGTCCCCCGGGGGACGAACCGCTCGCCGACGATCTCGATGCCCTCGCTCTCGAGGACGCTCCGGTAGTTCGACGCGACGGCGCGACCGAACGAGTAGTCGGCGGCCATGATGAACACGCGCTCGACGTCGGTCTCCTGGGCGACGTATCGGCCGCCGGAGCGGGCGTCCATCGCCGTGTTCTCGCTGGCGCGGAAGAGGAGTTCGTTGCAGAACTCGCTGCTGGAGGTGATGCCGGCCGACGCCGCCGGCCCGGCGACGTACGGGACGTTTGCCTCCAGCACGACGGTCTCGATGACGCGTCTGGCGCCGTCCGAGGAGGCGACGCCGAACAGCATGTCGACCTCCTCGTCCAGCACGAGGTCCTGGGCGACCGTCTGGGCGGTGTCCGGGCTGAACTCCGAGTTCTCGATGACCAGTTCGTAGGTCACGTCGCCGGCCTCGACGGTCTGGGTGCCGGCCTGGGCGACGTCCAGCGGATCCTGGTCGTACTTGTAGGCCAGCCCCGAGAGGAACCCCCACAGGGACTGCTGGCCGTAGTACTGGAGGTCACCCGTCAGCGGCTGCATGACCCCGATCTTGACCGTGCCGGAGGCGCCCGCGTCGCCGGTGGTGGTGCCGGTGTCCGTGCCGTCACCGTTTCCGTTCCCGTCACCGTTTCCGTTACCGTTACCGTTCCCGTTGCCGTTCCCCGTACAGCCGGCCAGCCCGATGCCGACCGTGCCTGCCGCGGCGGCCTTGATCCACTGGCGTCGTGTCTGGTTCCTCGCCATGGGAGAGACGTTCACACAGTCGGGCAAAAGGGGGGAGGTTCACATGTCAACCGCCGCGTGCCATCGAGACACCTCCCGGTCGATGCGATTCCGGGGCGTCGAACGTAGTGCCGGGATTTCGG
This genomic interval carries:
- a CDS encoding bacteriorhodopsin, producing MPTPGAEQVCLWLGAVGMLVGTLYFLSDGRGVEDRRRREFYVVVVFATATAFVNYLAMAVGFGVTAVELGGRPTQVYWARYTDWMFTTPLLFVGLGLLAGATRRQLAVLVGLDGLMVVTGVLATLSTATGVYAPAGEPLVWWAVSTGVLLSLLYYLFGPLTARAAPLSAALRSTFRTLRNLVAVTWLCYPVWWLAGTGGLGATGPVVETAGFVVLDLTAKLGFGYVLLSSDEALDDAAAATDRATDTGRPAD
- a CDS encoding ABC transporter ATP-binding protein encodes the protein MSLLEVDDVHSYYDESHVLQGVSLSVEAGETVALIGRNGVGKTTTLRSILQLTPPRRGTVTYDGVDVTGRPTHEVARMGIGWVPEERRMFSHLTVDENIRIATPPDASVQTAFETAYDAFPDLADHRGREAGDLSGGQQQMVAIARGLVGDNDTLLVDEPSEGLAPQIVEAVADALSTVATETTVLLVEQNFPLAMDLADRFYLLDHGTVVESGSTEDVTRDDETIRRYLSA
- a CDS encoding branched-chain amino acid ABC transporter permease, yielding MVALLVAYPLVYQFLVGLSVVLPGTGIPLGQLLNVFLPRVTTMVAVLYIGLFAMSFDFVSGYTGYLSFGHAMFYGIGAYFVVLAGSGKVPGLAAETPFLLLLLVGAVLAFIVALAVGAVSFRLTGVYFAMVTLGFAEVARVFIQNWDYVGSNPRDGASVAAGREGFAVGYPGLPDFLGGLPGVIADPRQVRLGRLTGDSFENVLGLGIDLEPAFVSYYAIGVVVLVCYLAMQRVIHSPFGRVMVAIRENEERAEAVGYDTFWYKLGAFGLSGFFAAVGGGLFAGYRRSVAPSNTFDLFVTADALLASIIGGFGTLAGPLYGHLFHETTAGVLSTESHGLARFLRDELPASVLSAGVGDFTLLRFVNVFVDGRADLYLGVVFILFVLFVPRGILGTLRARLGGTVAEKLPERLDRYRR
- a CDS encoding branched-chain amino acid ABC transporter permease, translated to MTAAVAAVDAVPLFAPVDIGIRAVSKAALYIVIASGLSLIFGLMGVLNFAHGSLTMIGAYLGGAIMVAAVSSGTSGIARFALFFVAVAAVFAVLTAFGAGVELALIRPIYDREPLFQILLTFGLVLVLDEAARIVVTLAGLQPQTTWQDAVGTAPAFFARRYEILGVNTRWALFAFEALVGLLLVVGVFLFLNRTRYGLYIRAGSEDPEMTQALGIDIRRAFTVVFGVGAGLAGMAGVLLMWDPRFGATVPLSVETLLIAFIVVIIGGLGSFKGTVVAGMLVGLVDALMSWLFINVVDFPGLPELVLFAVLVTVLIVRPTGLFGVEEVGGH
- a CDS encoding ABC transporter ATP-binding protein, which encodes MVLRTNGLTKRFGGVTAVDDVDFELGEECCSLIGPNGAGKTTFFNLLTGVLSPSAGTVEYRGSGDYVDITDYDPHETALAGIHRSYQITNIFAASTVLENVRIAAQAHGDGDAWRAWRNVDAFPEYEREAYDILDRVGLADDADAVAETLSHGEKRNLEVAIALAGDPDVLLLDEPTAGVSSDGIGALTDLVEDIAEDHAVLLVEHNMDVVMEVSDRIAVLHQGSLIADDDPTAVRNSERVQDAYLGGYERGEATGGDAAGGEAA
- a CDS encoding DUF84 family protein, which produces MRIGVGSGNPVKRRAVESVVEEGDAGPTVEAVAVDSGVSEQPTGHAETVAGAENRARNALAAGYDLGVGIEGGVAGFDGAPGLYLVMWAAAADGRRLERGAGPAIRLPVEIAERVRDGEELGPVMDDVLDETGVARGRGASGAFTSGRITRTEALGTAVAGALGPFETDLYR
- a CDS encoding ABC transporter substrate-binding protein, which encodes MARNQTRRQWIKAAAAGTVGIGLAGCTGNGNGNGNGNGNGDGNGNGDGTDTGTTTGDAGASGTVKIGVMQPLTGDLQYYGQQSLWGFLSGLAYKYDQDPLDVAQAGTQTVEAGDVTYELVIENSEFSPDTAQTVAQDLVLDEEVDMLFGVASSDGARRVIETVVLEANVPYVAGPAASAGITSSSEFCNELLFRASENTAMDARSGGRYVAQETDVERVFIMAADYSFGRAVASNYRSVLESEGIEIVGERFVPRGTGTGDFEGLYSNAVEADADAVIGGFTVVTLPAFLETGLSGDYGLRMFGGFATEISTAAVGGVAQRVLGEGFTAQDIRDAQLGPFTTRYHWNQYDNEINDAFVESYTSTYGKVPDLFTSGTFAAASSIAQAVETGGSTEGADIAAEMRGMTIAETPKGEDAYTYQEYNNQARSAMTVAYPVPNDEESWNAPIKPGEPLARIPAEQTTLPADDPDMNCSL